One Cucurbita pepo subsp. pepo cultivar mu-cu-16 chromosome LG09, ASM280686v2, whole genome shotgun sequence DNA window includes the following coding sequences:
- the LOC111801693 gene encoding uncharacterized protein LOC111801693: MSVFESIGLGLAFRNATSTCNFLSNPRIFLKSVASNREFQQISLRSRAMLSENGHESMFDAKSASTPTATDAKGSGTTARSRRLLKLREEKRKREHDRLHNYPAWAKVLEDACKNDAELRAVLGDSIGNPEEMRKKVEERVRRKGRDFTKSKTGSILAFKVSFRDFNPLDSYIWFELIGSPSDRDVDLLGSVIQSWYVMGRLGAFNSSNLQVANSSMEYNPVYDADKGFKVMQSSFHDISDVEFQDNWGRVWVDLGTSDYLAIDVLLNCLTVLSSEYLGIQQVVFGGRRMGDWEEGMTSPEFGYKFFKV; this comes from the exons atGTCCGTGTTCGAGAGCATCGGACTAGGGTTGGCTTTTCGAAATGCTACTTCCACTTGCAACTTTCTATCTAATCCACGAATCTTCCTCAAATCTGTTGCTTCAAACCGTGAATTTCAGCAAATTTCACTTCGTTCTCGTGCTATGCTTTCTGAAAACGGCCATGAATCTATGTTCGATGCCAAGAGTGCTTCTACACCGACTGCAACCGACGCCAAGGGCTCTGGAACCACTGCTAGAAGTCGTCGATTGCTTAAGCTTCGTGAAGAGAAGCGAAAACGGGAGCATGATCGTCTCCACAATTATCCTGCCTGGGCgaa AGTGTTAGAAGATGCCTGCAAAAACGATGCGGAATTACGCGCTGTTCTTGGCGATAGCATTGGCAATCCAGAGGAAATGAGGAAAAAG GTTGAAGAGAGAGTTCGGAGGAAGGGTAGAGATTTCACAAAGTCTAAAACGGGTTCCATCCTTGCCTTCAAAGTCAGCTTTAgaga CTTCAATCCTCTCGATTCCTACATATGGTTTGAGTTGATTGGATCACCATCTGATCGAGATGTTGATCTTCTTGGCAGT GTTATCCAGTCATGGTACGTCATGGGTCGATTGGGGGCCTTCAACTCTTCAAATTTACAG GTGGCGAATTCATCGATGGAGTACAATCCTGTGTATGATGCAGATAAAGGGTTTAAAGTGATGCAGTCATCATTTCATGATATCAGTGATGTTGAGTTTCAGGACAACTGGGGCCGAGTTTG GGTCGACCTCGGTACGTCTGATTATTTGGCCATTGATGTCCTTTTGAACTGTTTGACTGTTCTGAGCTCAGA ATATTTAGGTATCCAACAAGTCGTTTTCGGGGGACGTCGAATGGGCGATTGGGAAGAAGGAATGACAAGCCCCGAATTCGGGTACAAGTTTTTCAAAGTCTAA
- the LOC111801690 gene encoding katanin p80 WD40 repeat-containing subunit B1 homolog, which translates to MTTKRAYKLQEFVAHSSAVNCLKIGRKSSRVLVTGGEDFKVNLWAIGKPNAILSLTGHTSGIDSVSFDSSEVLVAAGAASGTIKLWDLEEAKIVRTLTGHRSNCISVDFHPFGEFFASGSLDTNLKIWDIRKKGCIHTYKGHTRGVNAIRFTPDGRWVVSGGEDNTVKLWDLTAGKLLHDFKCHEGQVQCIDFHPHEFLLATGSADKTVKFWDLETFELIGSAGPETSGVRCLTFNPDGRTLLCGLHESLKVFSWEPIRCHDGVEVGWSRLSDLNVHEGKLLGCSYNQNCVGVWVVDITRTEPYAINNVNRLNGRSEPKSSSNLSLQNENNAKANFGGLSVSQTSDPLLKETKTLGRLSVSQNADVKDPKPLSSTGNGPSTPQRVSSNAGPKANSVSSVAVPNAVVPKRNSVKATSTFNNPIFNKSDVIPVIVPRTNSRHEQDESRKDFDVAGRAMPLPRTNSRHEQDDSRKDFDVAGRAMPLPRTNSRHEQDDSRKELDVAGRTMPLPRTNSRHEQDDSRKELDVAGRAMPLTRTNSRHEQDDSRKEFDVAGRAMPLPRTNSRHEQDDSRKELDVAGRTMPLPRTNSRHEQDDSRKELDVAGRAMPLTRTNSRHEQDDSRKELDVAGRAVPAPLLSKTTDTNRRFPSGRDEVDNSTISILSESRGLKAADMSNIADNRNSLHGIGSIQGVSAPQKIVKEERHIGSGKNETETKESTASYKHEDESQGHKISRDGAFPEATRGGRMRSRVDWEKRERANFSRSTFNASPGRAAALDSLPLNNGRGYRRSPEKETVAPTSDEDIIANVLQQHDQFINSMQSRSAKLQAVYRYWERHDIKGAVSAMEKMADHAVAADVISILTDKIEVITLDICCCILPVLSSLLESDLDRFLDIAMEMLLKLVRTFGSVIYSTLSATSSVGVNIEAEQRLERCNLCFIELEKVKRCLPALIRKRGSVAKSAQELNLALQEFQ; encoded by the exons ATGACTACCAAACGGGCGTACAAGCTAC AAGAATTTGTGGCTCATTCTTCCGCTGTGAATTGCCTGAAGATTGGGAGGAAGTCATCTCGTGTTCTTGTCACAGGGGGTGAAGATTTCAAAGTCAATCTCTGGGCTATCGGTAAACCCAACGCCATACTG AGTTTGACTGGCCATACGAGTGGAATAGATTCTGTAAGCTTTGACTCATCAGAAGTATTGGTAGCTGCAGGGGCTGCTAGTGGCACAATTAAGCTTTGGGATTTGGAGGAGGCTAAAA TTGTTCGAACACTTACTGGTCATAGATCCAATTGCATTTCTGTGgattttcatccctttggGGAATTCTTTGCTTCTGGATCCTTGGATACAAATCTTAAGATATGGGATATCAGGAAGAAAGGATGTATCCACACATACAAAGGTCACACTCGAGGGGTCAATGCAATCAGATTTACTCCAGATGGTCGTTGGGTTGTATCTGGTGGAGAAGACAACACGGTGAAG CTCTGGGATCTGACTGCTGGAAAGTTGTTGCATGATTTCAAGTGCCACGAGGGTCAGGTTCAGTGTATAGACTTTCACCCTCATGAGTTTCTGCTGGCCACAG GTTCAGCAGATAAAACCGTTAAATTTTGGGACCTGGAAACCTTTGAGTTGATTGGTTCAGCTGGACCTGAG ACCAGTGGAGTCCGTTGTTTAACTTTTAATCCTGATGGGAGGACACTGCTTTGTGGATTGCATGAAAGTCTGAAG GTTTTCTCATGGGAACCAATACGATGTCATGATGGAGTGGAAGTTGGTTGGTCTAGGCTGTCTGATCTTAATGTTCACGAGGGAAAACTTCTTGGCTGTTCATACAATCAGAACTGTGTTGGAGTGTGGGTTGTAGACATTACG CGTACAGAGCCCTATGCAATTAATAACGTTAACAGATTAAATGGTCGCTCAGAACCTAAATCCAGCAGTAATCTATCACTGCAAAATGAGAACAATGCCAAGGCTAATTTTGGTGGATTATCAGTATCACAAACTTCTGATCCACTATTGAAGGAAACTAAAACATTGGGAAGATTGTCAGTTTCTCAAAATGCCGATGTCAAGGATCCAAAACCGTTGTCAT CCACAGGAAATGGGCCAAGTACTCCCCAAAGGGTCAGTTCAAATGCTGGCCCAAAGGCTAATTCGGTTAGCTCGGTGGCAGTACCTAATGCAGTGGTACCAAAGAGAAACTCTGTGAAGGCCACTTCAACATTCAACAACCCTATCTTCAATAAATCAGATGTGATACCTGTAATTGTACCCAGGACAAATTCAAGGCATGAGCAGGATGAATCTAGAAAGGATTTTGATGTTGCTGGAAGGGCAATGCCACTACCCAGGACAAATTCAAGGCATGAGCAGGATGATTCTAGAAAGGATTTTGATGTTGCTGGAAGAGCAATGCCACTACCCAGGACAAATTCAAGACATGAGCAGGATGATTCTAGAAAGGAATTGGATGTTGCTGGAAGAACAATGCCACTTCCCAGGACAAATTCAAGGCATGAGCAGGATGATTCTAGAAAGGAATTGGATGTTGCTGGAAGGGCAATGCCACTTACAAGGACAAATTCAAGGCATGAGCAGGATGATTCTAGAAAGGAA TTTGATGTTGCTGGAAGAGCAATGCCACTACCCAGGACAAATTCAAGACATGAGCAGGATGATTCTAGAAAGGAATTGGATGTTGCTGGAAGAACAATGCCACTTCCCAGGACAAATTCAAGGCATGAGCAGGATGATTCTAGAAAGGAATTGGATGTTGCTGGAAGGGCAATGCCACTTACAAGGACAAATTCAAGGCATGAGCAGGATGATTCTAGAAAGGAACTTGATGTTGCTGGAAGAGCAGTTCCAGCACCATTGCTATCAAAAACTACTGATACTAATAGGAGGTTTCCAAGTGGTAGAGATGAAGTTGATAATTCAACTATCTCTATCCTTTCTGAATCCAGAGGTTTGAAGGCTGCTGATATGAGCAACATTGCAGATAATAGGAATTCCTTGCATGGTATTGGTTCAATTCAAGGAGTATCTGCTCCACAGAAGAttgtaaaagaagaaagacaTATTGGATCTGGTAAGaatgaaacagaaacaaaagagTCAACGGCAAGCTACAAACACGAAG ATGAATCTCAAGGGCATAAAATAAGCAGAGATGGAGCTTTTCCAGAAGCTACAAGAGGAG GGAGAATGCGTTCTCGTGTAGATtgggagaaaagagaaagagctAATTTTAGCCGGTCAACATTTAATGCCTCCCCTGGAAGAGCAGCTGCATTGGACAGTCTTCCACTAAATAACGGG AGAGGTTATCGTCGATCTCCGGAGAAGGAAACAGTAGCACCTACAAGCGATGAGGATATCATAGCAAATGTTCTACAACAACATGATCAATTCATCAACTCGATGCAATCTCGTTCAGCAAAATTGCAA GCAGTCTATAGATATTGGGAAAGACATGACATTAAAGGGGCGGTGTCTGCGATGGAGAAAATGGCTGATCATGCA GTTGCTGCTGATGTAATTAGTATTTTGACCGACAAAATTGAAGTCATCACTCTGGATATCTGCTGTTGTATTCTGCCAGTTCTTTCTAGCCTCCTTGAAAGTGACTTGGATAg GTTTTTGGACATTGCTATGGAAATGCTTCTTAAGCTGGTGAGGACGTTCGGTTCGGTGATTTATTCAACGTTATCGGCAACTTCATCTGTCGGCGTAAATATTGAGGCAGAGCAAAG GTTGGAGCGATGCAATCTCTGCTTCATCGAGCTTGAAAAAGTCAAGCGCTGCCTGCCAGCCCTCATAAG AAAAAGGGGATCGGTAGCAAAGTCAGCACAGGAGTTGAATCTCGCACTGCAGGAATTTCAgtga
- the LOC111801691 gene encoding sphingoid long-chain bases kinase 1-like, with protein sequence MTEALGLSAQFLRFSAGKATWGARIYGRSELKLRALSAGFGCACSSQCFSVYIFGRNCFDMQQSEGLSRNSNENALSSSSLRLTTPQKSIRRLGLCSQIATGGQHSSPIVFPEKRSKAKSSSRRGSEINSSISKFTMTSSADRDKPKKFEHRIDIGGDEKSDLLGYTVLSGKLILDKRKNSDKNVSDDTGVADRESFDAKLTSTALIWGSHMLLLEDVVSVSYNVGLRHFTIHSYPLQKGPCGLSCLMKPRRKPRDYRFLSSSVEEAVQWVGGFADQHCYVNCLPHPLLSSKKQASSELIPVDTPPELLFKCKNPPKMLVILNPRSGRGRSTKVFHGIVEPIFKLAGFKLEVIKTTSAGHAKKLASTVDISSCPDGIICVGGDGIINEVLNGLLSRDNQKEGISIPIGIIPAGSDNSLVWTVLGVRDPISAAMAIVKGGLTATDVFAVEWIKSGVIHFGLTVSYYGFVSDVLELSEKYQKRFGPLRYFVAGFLKFLCLPKYSFELEYLPASLEDEGKRPAEHEVVDMSDLYTDIMRRSSKEGIPRASSLSSIDSIMTPSRMSGGDLDTNCSSTRASTEPSDYVRGLDPKSKRLSSGRSNVTAEPEVIHPQPPFSATPNWPRTRSKSRTDKGWTGLITTQDTTRCSWGNAANNDREDISSTLSDPGPIWDAEPKWDPESNWVVEHPIELPGPTNDAEEGPTEQVPVEDKWVTKKGKFLGIIVCNHACRTVQSSQVVAPRSEHDDNTLDLLLVHGSGRLRLLRFFLLLQMGRHLSLPFVEYVKVKSVKIKPGKHTHNGCGIDGELFPLTGQVVSSLLPEQCRLIGRFHGHHV encoded by the exons ATGACAGAGGCTTTAGGTTTGAGTGCGCAATTTCTTCGATTCTCCGCCGGCAAAGCCACCTGGGGAGCGAGGATCTATGGCAGGTCTGAACTGAAATTG AGGGCATTGAGTGCGGGGTTTGGATGTGCGTGTTCGTCGCAGTGCTTCTCTGTTTATATATTCGGGCGGAATTGTTTCGATATGCAGCAGAGTGAGGGCCTTTCTAGGAACAGTAATGAAAATGCTCTTTCTTCATCGTCTTTGAGGCTGACAACGCCTCAGAAGTCTATTAGGCGATTGGGGTTGTGCTCGCAAATAGCAACCGGCGGACAACACTCCTCGCCCATTGTCTTCCCTGAGAAGCGCAGCAAGGCCAAGTCTTCTTCTAGGCGAGGTAGTGAGATTAATTCCTCTATCTCGAAGTTCACCATGACCTCGAGTGCTGATCGTGACAAGCCgaagaaatttgagcatagGATTGACATTGGTGGAGATGAAAAGTCTGATTTATTGGGCTATACAGTTTTATCCGGTAAGCTGATTTTGGACAAGAGAAAGAATTCGGACAAGAATGTTTCTGATGACACTGGTGTTGCTGATCGAGAAAGTTTTGATGCTAAACTTACTAGCACGGCCTTGATATGGGGTTCTCACATGCTACTTCTGGAAGATGTCGTTTCA GTCTCGTACAATGTTGGTCTCAGGCATTTTACAATTCACTCATATCCACTGCAGAAAGGTCCATGTGGTCTTTCTTGTTTAATGAAGCCCAGGAGGAAGCCGAGAGATTATCGCTTTTTGTCTTCTAGCGTGGAAGAGGCAGTTCAGTGGGTTGGTGGTTTTGCAGATCAGCACTGCTACGTAAATTGTTTGCCTCATCCCTTACTCTCCTCAAAGAAGCAGGCATCTTCAGAATTAATTCCGGTTGATACACCTCCTGAATTACTTTTCAAATGCAAGAATCCACCAAAAATGCTTGTGATATTAAATCCACGCTCTGGACGAGGCCGCTCAACTAAAGTTTTTCACGGGATTGTTGAACCAATATTCAAG CTTGCAGGGTTCAAATTGGAAGTGATTAAAACAACATCTGCAGGCCATGCCAAAAAGCTCGCATCTACTGTTGACATAAGCAGCTGCCCCGATG GAATTATTTGTGTTGGAGGTGATGGTATTATTAATGAG GTTTTGAATGGTCTATTAAGTAGAGACAACCAGAAGGAAGGAATTTCTATTCCAATTGGAATAATACCTGCAGGTTCTGATAATTCGTTGGTTTGGACTGTTCTTGGTGTTAGAGATCCTATTTCTGCTGCCATGGCTATTGTGAAG GGTGGTCTTACTGCAACTGATGTTTTTGCTGTTGAATGGATCAAATCGGGTGTTATTCATTTTGGGTTGACAGTCTCATATTATGGATTTGTCAGTGATG TGTTGGAACTTTCTGAGAAGTATCAGAAGCGGTTTGGTCCTCTACGTTACTTTGTTGCTGGATTTCTCAAGTTCTTATGCTTACCGAAGTACAGTTTTGAATTGGAATACCTTCCAGCATCATTAGAGGATGAAGGAAAACGCCCTGCTGAACATGAAGTTGTTGACATGTCAGATTTATACACAGATATAATGCGAAGATCAAGCAAAGAGGGAATCCCGAGGGCATCTAGTTTATCAAGCATTGATTCCATAATGACGCCTAGTCGAATGTCTGGTGGAGACTTGGATACAAACTGTAGTAGCACTCGTGCTAGCACTGAACCATCTGATTATGTACGTGGTCTCGATCCTAAATCAAAGCGCCTTTCATCAGGAAGGAGCAATGTAACTGCGGAGCCCGAAGTTATCCATCCACAGCCACCCTTTTCAGCTACTCCCAACTGGCCAAGGACCAGGTCAAAGTCTAGGACAGACAAGGGGTGGACTGGGTTGATTACAACACAAGACACCACTAGATGTTCCTGGGGCAATGCTGCAAATAATGACAGAGAGGATATATCTTCAACACTATCTGATCCGGGTCCGATTTGGGATGCAGAACCGAAGTGGGATCCCGAGTCTAATTGGGTTGTTGAACATCCTATTGAATTGCCAGGTCCAACAAATGATGCAGAAGAAGGTCCAACAGAGCAAGTTCCTGTTGAAGATAAATGGGTTACTAAGAAGGGGAAATTTCTTGGAATCATAGTTTGTAACCATGCTTGTAGAACTGTTCAGAGTTCTCAGGTAGTGGCCCCAAGATCTGAGCACGACGACAATACTCTCGACTTGCTTCTGGTTCATGGGAGTGGACGACTAAGGCTGTTGCGATTTTTTTTGCTGCTTCAGATGGGTCGACACCTTTCGTTGCCATTTGTTGAATATGTCAAG GTGAAGTCAGTGAAGATTAAACCTGGTAAGCATACACACAATGGCTGCGGCATTGATGGTGAGCTTTTCCCCCTCACTGGCCAAGTCGTTTCTTCTTTGCTTCCAGAACAATGCAGACTTATCGGTCGATTTCATGGCCATCACGTATAA
- the LOC111802613 gene encoding F-box/LRR-repeat protein At4g29420 — translation MDDLPPSLVLEILNRLADSADLARCRVASKSLNVLSREVRSVNLFCSLDRYLKSRAVETRLLVMPFKVILKSLMNDFVALDSVSIGVEKSLGRISYWHDDVEDWSDDLFLTDVGFAREWLPAIGRGLTSLSIVDFWVQSCWRQSKILALITLCCGNLQELELKNAWLSVDGLNRLNSLKCLTLEFIRLDDEDLSEVNYNFPHLEILNLIGVGGLNEPKIHLSHLKTCRWTVSNAPVSLSICAPSLSKLELKCVKPKSLIIQTPMLSDFHFCLQDASGLQVNEFPCLRKLQLHFPCLYSLITTFSSARTIKELTLNTMQRAESVESVKLCLDTLFEIFPNLSFLKLGPGVFSEAETCYQAEGLDERIGMRDLKKIHASLETYKVELKLPFIIPILEKCTDSLDMELLIYHNADSHLAGGIMSKRAVNHPRPKWRWELWKEGLKEPWAKGI, via the exons ATGGATGATCTTCCGCCTTCGTTAGTTCTTGAAATCTTGAATCGACTTGCCGATTCCGCCGATTTGGCTCGGTGTCGTGTGGCTTCCAAATCTCTTAATGTTCTTTCACGCGAGGTTAGGTCAGTGAACCTCTTTTGTTCATTGGATCGTTATCTCAAGTCTAGGGCTGTGGAGACGAGGTTGTTAGTAATGCCTTTCAAGGTCATATTGAAGAGTCTGATGAACGATTTTGTGGCTCTTGATTCTGTGTCGATCGGTGTGGAGAAGTCACTTGGACGGATTTCGTATTGGCACGACGATGTTGAGGATTGGTCTGATGACTTGTTCTTGACGGATGTTGGTTTCGCTAGGGAATGGCTGCCGGCGATTGGTAGAGGTTTGACTTCCTTGTCGATAGTGGATTTTTGGGTTCAATCATGCTGGAGGCAATCGAAGATTTTGGCGCTAATTACTTTATGCT GTGGCAATCTTCAGGAACTTGAATTGAAGAATGCTTGGTTGTCAGTGGATGGTCTGAATAGATTGAATTCCCTCAAGTGTCTGACCCTAGAATTTATAAGATTAGATGATGAAGATCTGAGCGAGGTTAACTATAACTTCCCtcatcttgaaattcttaatttgATAGGGGTTGGAGGCCTAAATGAACCAAAAATTCATCTTTCACACCTTAAAACCTGTCGATGGACAGTGTCAAATGCTCCAGTTTCTCTGAGCATATGTGCACCAAGCCTTTCGAAACTCGAACTGAAGTGTGTCAAACCAAAATCTCTTATTATCCAAACTCCCATGCTAtctgattttcatttttgtctaCAAGATGCAAGTGGGTTACAAGTTAATGAATTCCCTTGCTTGAGAAAGCTTCAGCTTCATTTTCCGTGTCTTTACAGTCTCATCACAACATTTTCATCTGCAAGAACTATAAAGGAACTCACCCTCAATACAATGCAGCGTGCTGAATCTGTTGAATCTGTTAAGCTTTGCCTTGATACACTGTTTGAAATATTTCCAAATCTTAGCTTTCTTAAATTGGGTCCAGGAGTTTTCTCAGAAGCCGAGACTTGTTATCAAGCTGAAGGTTTGGATGAACGGATAGGGATGAGAGATTTGAAAAAGATTCATGCTAGCCTTGAAACCTATAAGGTTGAGTTAAAACTTCCATTTATCATTCCCATTTTGGAAAAATGTACCGACTCCCTCGATATGGAATTGCTCATCTATCACAATGCCGATTCTCACCTTGCTGGTGGAATCATGTCAAAACGTGCAGTTAATCATCCAAGACCAAAATGGAGATGGGAACTGTGGAAGGAAGGATTAAAAGAACCGTGGGCTAAGGGCATTTAA